The proteins below come from a single Corynebacterium cystitidis genomic window:
- a CDS encoding carboxylesterase family protein → MHTAEVTCPAGTIIGRSDGTVDIFHSVPYSHISSDFADAEPAPRGLFIDTTAPQPDTIALTITRPASANDSDDLPVIAYIHGGRFEHGTHEDPRAAGYANATQGIIQVQIGYRIRFEGFARFHDDEPNHYRGIDDCALALEWIQHNIESFGGDPTNVTLVGQSAGATAALWLTRRDHYRGAFRRVLAMSPSFPRASYEQRRPSVQAAFFGMVVTRHNLEKTSKARRKAAYKRYRTRHILDIALGPAPLTPRDMAEVDVVVSSTRDEFYTQAFAAQADRLGQGAAMVRAIGPAMGLKRDTASYWLDHARAIDPKHLAGRFVGDASVRRWVDHVAEHAPGRVWQMELVDDAVTPAYHSRDIRPMFGNNPYVAGDGLNGWLVHYARTGAPGWPFYDATGARLVRRVNLSGKNDTETKNPLGYIRDSFTDLPPEV, encoded by the coding sequence ATGCACACCGCTGAAGTGACCTGCCCAGCCGGCACCATTATCGGCCGTTCCGACGGCACCGTGGACATCTTCCACTCAGTGCCCTACTCACACATCTCCAGCGACTTTGCCGACGCGGAACCTGCCCCACGCGGACTCTTCATCGATACCACCGCGCCACAGCCAGACACCATCGCACTCACCATCACCCGGCCGGCCAGCGCGAATGACTCCGACGACCTACCCGTCATCGCCTATATCCACGGCGGACGCTTCGAACACGGCACTCATGAAGATCCCCGCGCCGCCGGCTACGCCAACGCCACCCAAGGCATAATCCAGGTTCAAATCGGCTACCGCATCCGCTTCGAAGGATTCGCACGCTTCCACGACGACGAACCCAACCACTACCGTGGCATCGACGACTGCGCCCTCGCTCTGGAATGGATCCAACACAATATCGAATCATTCGGTGGCGACCCCACCAATGTCACCCTCGTCGGCCAGTCCGCCGGCGCTACTGCAGCGCTCTGGCTCACCCGACGCGACCACTATCGCGGCGCGTTCCGGCGCGTACTCGCCATGAGCCCCAGCTTCCCCCGCGCGTCCTACGAGCAACGCCGCCCGAGTGTCCAAGCGGCCTTTTTCGGCATGGTGGTCACCCGCCACAACCTAGAGAAGACATCGAAGGCTCGTCGAAAAGCGGCGTACAAGCGATACCGGACACGCCATATCCTCGACATCGCGCTCGGGCCTGCGCCACTGACCCCACGCGATATGGCAGAAGTAGACGTGGTGGTGTCGTCGACGCGCGACGAGTTTTATACCCAGGCCTTCGCCGCCCAGGCCGACCGGCTGGGTCAAGGAGCCGCGATGGTTCGAGCCATCGGCCCCGCTATGGGCCTGAAACGCGACACCGCCAGCTACTGGCTCGACCACGCCCGCGCCATCGACCCGAAACACCTCGCGGGACGGTTCGTCGGCGACGCATCCGTCCGCCGCTGGGTCGACCACGTCGCTGAACACGCGCCGGGCAGGGTGTGGCAGATGGAGCTTGTCGACGACGCTGTGACGCCCGCCTACCACTCCCGCGACATCAGGCCAATGTTTGGTAACAACCCCTACGTTGCCGGCGATGGACTCAATGGTTGGCTTGTCCACTACGCCCGAACGGGGGCACCAGGCTGGCCTTTTTATGACGCTACAGGCGCAAGACTCGTACGACGCGTCAACCTTTCAGGTAAAAATGACACAGAAACCAAAAATCCGTTGGGATATATCCGTGACTCGTTCACGGACCTCCCGCCGGAGGTTTAA
- a CDS encoding AMP-dependent synthetase/ligase: MTTSSDIFATEAPFTLAESDNCLSAMMGLARSNPHLVLFTRPRNYDWVNVTAGEFLAEVIETAKGLIALGVEAGDRVVILSATRYEWSLLDFAIWAAGAASVPIYPSSSDTQIHWIIEDSGAVLAVTESREHTDSLSNVLLNDEGVAPLTGSPTKLRRVLEINSAAVETLKFEGRNVEDHVVEERIAGIRHADLASLVYTSGTTGQPKGCFLTHKNWIHQVRALLTHDIGAIARPGARVVTYLPLAHVLARAVALALTIGGATQSHWSDTSTLTMELQRSRPHVVLGVPRVFEKVRNAAYNKAADGGPVKAGIFRTAEKTAVEYSRALDTPEGPSRALELRRKVADKLVYSKIKDALGGQVEYCITGGSAMSAELGHFFRGIGVPAYEGYGLTETTAAAAVNFGEETKIGSVGKPIAGYAARLSDEGEVMIKGDGVFEGYYNNPEATQKDLVDGWFNTGDLGEIDENGFITITGRKKDLIVTAGGKNISPQPMEEIMRQDPLISQALVVGDGKPFVGVLVTLDPDELARWKATHNIPENRELKDFVTDPALRAGVQDAVNMVNATVSHAEQIKKFWILDRDLSENENELTPTLKVKRNVVFQRFAEEIDKLYAR, from the coding sequence ATGACTACCTCCAGCGACATCTTCGCAACCGAAGCACCTTTTACCTTGGCAGAAAGCGATAACTGCCTGTCAGCGATGATGGGGCTGGCGCGCTCCAACCCGCACCTGGTGCTGTTTACCCGCCCCCGCAACTATGACTGGGTAAACGTGACAGCTGGTGAGTTCTTAGCCGAAGTGATCGAGACAGCCAAGGGACTGATCGCGCTCGGCGTTGAGGCCGGTGATCGCGTGGTGATCTTGTCGGCTACCCGCTACGAGTGGTCTTTACTTGACTTCGCTATTTGGGCCGCCGGTGCTGCTAGTGTGCCTATTTATCCCTCGTCGTCTGATACGCAAATCCACTGGATCATCGAAGATTCTGGCGCCGTGCTCGCGGTGACGGAATCCCGCGAGCATACTGATTCGCTGTCTAACGTGTTGCTTAACGACGAAGGGGTCGCGCCGCTGACCGGCTCACCAACCAAGCTGCGGCGCGTGTTGGAAATTAACTCTGCGGCGGTGGAAACGTTGAAGTTTGAGGGGCGCAACGTGGAAGATCACGTGGTTGAGGAGCGCATTGCCGGCATCCGCCACGCAGACCTGGCCTCCTTGGTGTATACCTCTGGAACCACTGGCCAGCCGAAGGGCTGCTTCCTCACCCACAAGAACTGGATTCACCAGGTCCGTGCTTTGCTCACCCACGATATCGGTGCGATTGCGCGTCCAGGTGCGCGCGTGGTTACTTACCTGCCGTTGGCGCATGTGCTGGCGCGGGCTGTGGCTTTGGCCCTGACTATTGGCGGGGCTACTCAATCGCACTGGTCTGACACCTCCACGCTGACCATGGAGTTGCAGCGCTCCCGCCCACACGTGGTTCTGGGGGTGCCGCGCGTGTTTGAGAAGGTGCGCAACGCCGCCTATAACAAGGCCGCTGACGGTGGCCCGGTTAAAGCGGGCATTTTCCGGACTGCGGAGAAAACCGCGGTGGAGTATTCGCGGGCATTAGACACCCCGGAAGGCCCGTCGCGCGCGCTGGAGCTGCGCCGCAAGGTGGCCGACAAACTGGTGTACTCCAAGATCAAAGATGCGCTGGGTGGCCAGGTGGAGTACTGCATCACCGGTGGTTCTGCCATGAGTGCTGAGCTGGGTCATTTCTTCCGTGGTATCGGTGTGCCCGCCTATGAAGGTTACGGTTTGACGGAGACTACTGCGGCCGCAGCTGTCAACTTTGGGGAAGAGACCAAAATTGGTTCCGTCGGCAAGCCCATTGCTGGCTACGCTGCGCGCTTAAGCGACGAGGGCGAAGTGATGATCAAGGGTGATGGTGTTTTCGAGGGCTACTACAACAACCCCGAGGCCACACAGAAGGATCTTGTCGACGGGTGGTTTAACACCGGTGACTTAGGCGAAATCGACGAGAACGGGTTTATTACCATCACCGGCCGCAAGAAGGATCTCATTGTGACCGCTGGTGGGAAGAATATTTCGCCGCAGCCGATGGAGGAGATCATGCGCCAAGACCCGTTGATTTCCCAAGCGCTGGTGGTCGGTGACGGCAAGCCATTCGTGGGGGTGTTGGTCACGCTGGACCCGGACGAGCTGGCCCGTTGGAAGGCTACCCACAATATTCCGGAAAACCGTGAGTTGAAGGACTTTGTTACAGACCCTGCTTTGCGGGCAGGTGTGCAAGACGCGGTGAATATGGTTAACGCGACGGTTAGTCACGCCGAGCAGATCAAGAAGTTTTGGATTTTGGACCGTGACTTGTCCGAGAATGAAAATGAGTTGACCCCAACATTGAAGGTCAAGCGTAACGTGGTGTTTCAGCGTTTTGCCGAGGAGATCGACAAGCTGTATGCCCGCTAA
- the hrcA gene encoding heat-inducible transcriptional repressor HrcA, translating into MASATERRRQAVLRAIVADYIALQEPVGSKALVDRHNLQVSSATIRNDMAVLEEQGLIQQQHASSGRLPTEKGYRAFVDSLHEVKPLSAPEKRAIVEFIERGVDLEDVLRRSVQLLAQITRQAAMVQLPTLTVSRVKHCEVVALTPRRLLLVLITDTGRVDQRNVELSRDIDEAAVHAMRDMLNQALEGKTLADASASLAQLAVAAPPEVADHVMRAATTLIETLVEKPSDRLIIAGAANLTHMPRGLHDVIDALEEQVVVLKLLANVPDLGGVQVRIGRENANEGLQEASVITAGYGSDGETLGGLGVLGPTHMDYPGTIQKVAAVARYISRVLDGE; encoded by the coding sequence ATGGCGAGTGCGACGGAGAGGCGCAGGCAAGCGGTACTGCGCGCCATCGTGGCCGACTACATCGCGCTGCAAGAACCCGTCGGATCGAAAGCGCTGGTAGATCGGCATAACCTGCAGGTGTCTAGTGCGACCATCCGCAATGACATGGCGGTGCTCGAGGAACAAGGCCTGATCCAACAGCAGCATGCAAGTTCGGGGCGCCTGCCCACGGAAAAAGGCTACCGCGCGTTTGTGGACTCACTCCACGAGGTCAAACCACTCAGCGCGCCGGAGAAACGCGCCATCGTCGAATTCATCGAACGTGGCGTCGACCTAGAAGACGTGCTGCGACGCTCCGTGCAATTACTGGCGCAAATCACGCGCCAGGCTGCGATGGTGCAGCTACCCACACTGACTGTGTCGCGGGTCAAACACTGCGAAGTCGTTGCGCTCACTCCGCGTCGGCTCCTGCTGGTGTTGATCACGGACACCGGGCGCGTGGACCAGCGCAACGTGGAGTTATCCCGCGATATTGACGAGGCTGCCGTGCACGCAATGCGCGACATGCTTAACCAGGCGCTCGAGGGCAAAACGCTTGCCGACGCCTCCGCCTCCCTTGCCCAACTCGCAGTTGCTGCGCCCCCAGAGGTAGCAGACCACGTGATGCGGGCAGCAACAACACTGATTGAGACGCTCGTCGAAAAGCCCAGCGACCGCCTGATCATCGCCGGTGCCGCGAACCTTACGCACATGCCGCGCGGGCTCCACGACGTGATCGACGCACTCGAAGAACAAGTGGTGGTGCTCAAACTGCTGGCCAACGTGCCTGATCTAGGTGGGGTACAGGTGCGCATCGGGCGGGAAAACGCGAACGAGGGCCTGCAAGAAGCGTCAGTGATCACCGCAGGATATGGCAGCGACGGTGAAACGTTGGGCGGACTTGGGGTCCTGGGTCCCACCCACATGGACTATCCCGGTACCATTCAAAAGGTTGCTGCTGTCGCGCGCTATATTTCCCGCGTGCTGGATGGCGAATAA
- a CDS encoding M3 family metallopeptidase translates to MTNPLLQDSTLPYNLPDFASITVADADAAFPTALQRHRDEVAEILAEAEPTWENTVEALELSGRDLNRVTSWFFNLQGTDGSDEFDRVADRWVPELSAHMDAMYHNAELYRRIQAVTPPGTDHPADAADAAEAADAAEAQRLHDKLLRAFKRRGADLDDAGKARLSTINQRLSELSELFGRNLLADTKKLAVHFDTADKLAGLSSARIDAARQTAADKGLEGYILPIELPTTQSAQSQLESSESRRALFEASRKRGQDSNHDIVLESVRLRLERAQLLGYETHADYVIAEETAGSAQAARDLIADLAPAAAANAEAERKLAAELAAEAGKQDAAELDGADWPYWQAKRAEEELNINEAELRKYFPLEQVLRDGVFFAAKKLYGVDVVKRDDLHGYREDVQVWEVLEGDGDRAGEGLGLLLTDYQARPSKRGGAWMSSFVEQSRLAGTKPVVVNVMSVTDELLSIDEVTTVFHEFGHALHGLLSDVRYPSMSGTNVPRDWVEFPSQINENYAFAPEIVRNYARHIDTGEVLPDELLTAVTESRKFGQGFATAEYLAASAIDLAWHSLSDDIPTGTDAIATFEQEALRKVGLDVEGLEPRYRSTWFNHIFAGGYSAGYYSYLWAEALDADGYQLVEEQGINRETGQLFRDTILSRGAASDYAEAYQAFRGRSKDVRPLLVRRGLEGAEV, encoded by the coding sequence ATGACTAATCCACTGCTGCAGGACTCGACCCTTCCCTACAATCTCCCCGATTTCGCCTCAATTACAGTGGCCGATGCGGATGCCGCATTCCCTACCGCGTTGCAGCGCCACCGTGATGAAGTTGCCGAGATCTTAGCCGAGGCCGAGCCGACGTGGGAAAATACTGTCGAGGCTCTCGAACTGTCTGGTAGGGACCTTAATCGTGTGACCTCCTGGTTTTTCAACCTGCAAGGTACCGACGGTTCCGACGAGTTTGATCGCGTAGCCGACCGCTGGGTGCCTGAGCTGTCCGCCCACATGGATGCCATGTACCACAACGCCGAGCTATACCGACGCATCCAGGCAGTCACCCCTCCAGGTACAGATCACCCTGCCGATGCCGCCGATGCTGCTGAGGCCGCCGATGCTGCTGAGGCCCAGCGCCTGCACGATAAGTTACTGCGCGCCTTCAAACGCCGCGGCGCCGACCTCGACGACGCAGGCAAAGCACGCTTATCGACGATCAACCAGCGGCTCTCTGAGTTGTCTGAGCTGTTCGGCCGCAACCTACTGGCAGACACCAAGAAACTCGCGGTGCACTTTGACACGGCAGACAAGTTGGCGGGGTTATCGTCGGCACGCATCGACGCGGCCCGCCAGACTGCAGCTGACAAAGGCCTCGAGGGATACATACTGCCCATTGAGCTGCCAACCACCCAGTCGGCGCAGTCGCAGCTGGAATCGTCGGAAAGCAGGCGCGCATTATTTGAAGCCTCGCGTAAACGCGGGCAGGACAGCAACCACGACATCGTGCTGGAATCTGTGCGACTGCGACTAGAACGCGCGCAGCTGCTCGGCTATGAAACGCACGCAGACTATGTGATTGCTGAAGAAACCGCTGGCAGCGCACAAGCCGCCCGCGACCTCATAGCTGATCTGGCACCTGCTGCCGCAGCAAACGCTGAGGCAGAGCGTAAACTAGCCGCCGAGCTCGCAGCAGAAGCCGGCAAACAGGACGCCGCTGAGCTCGATGGCGCTGATTGGCCGTACTGGCAGGCCAAGCGCGCCGAGGAAGAGCTCAACATCAATGAAGCAGAACTGCGCAAGTACTTCCCGCTGGAACAAGTGTTGCGCGATGGGGTGTTCTTTGCCGCGAAGAAGCTGTACGGAGTGGACGTCGTAAAGCGCGACGACCTGCACGGATACCGTGAAGACGTGCAGGTGTGGGAAGTGCTCGAAGGCGACGGTGACCGCGCCGGTGAGGGGCTTGGCCTGCTGCTGACGGATTACCAGGCGCGGCCCTCGAAACGCGGCGGGGCGTGGATGAGTTCGTTCGTGGAGCAATCGCGGCTGGCCGGCACCAAACCAGTAGTAGTCAATGTGATGAGTGTGACCGACGAGCTTTTGTCCATCGACGAGGTGACCACCGTCTTCCACGAATTCGGCCACGCGCTGCACGGCCTGCTGTCTGATGTGCGTTACCCCAGCATGTCCGGCACGAACGTGCCCCGCGACTGGGTGGAATTTCCCAGCCAGATCAACGAAAATTACGCGTTCGCGCCCGAAATCGTGCGCAACTACGCCCGCCACATCGACACCGGCGAGGTGCTGCCCGACGAGCTGCTCACCGCAGTGACCGAGTCGCGGAAATTCGGCCAAGGTTTTGCCACCGCCGAGTACCTCGCAGCGTCCGCCATCGACTTGGCTTGGCATTCGCTTTCCGACGACATCCCCACCGGTACTGATGCCATCGCCACCTTCGAGCAGGAAGCTCTGCGGAAGGTAGGACTGGACGTGGAAGGACTGGAACCGCGCTACCGCTCCACGTGGTTCAATCACATCTTTGCTGGTGGGTACTCCGCAGGATACTACTCCTACCTCTGGGCTGAGGCCTTGGACGCCGACGGCTACCAACTAGTAGAAGAACAAGGCATCAACCGCGAGACTGGGCAACTCTTCCGCGACACAATCCTTTCGCGCGGTGCGGCTAGCGATTATGCTGAGGCCTACCAGGCGTTCCGCGGGCGCTCCAAGGACGTTCGCCCGCTGCTCGTACGTCGCGGACTTGAAGGTGCGGAAGTGTAA
- the hemW gene encoding radical SAM family heme chaperone HemW — MSFGVYIHVPFCATRCGYCDFNTYTPHETKSSYAQYLDALEKELELAAEQVAQQAQTVFIGGGTPSLLGHAGLARILQAVRNTFGLAPGAEVTTESNPESTSPEFFAGLSEAGFTRISLGMQSAATPILKVLDRTHTPGRAVAAAREARQAGFQHVNLDMIYGTPTETEDDVKLTLDHLLSAEPDHVSAYSLIVEDGTAMARKVRRGELPAPSEDTFADRYELIAHTLEVEGFDWYEVSNWAKPGGECQHNLLYWRGGRWWGAGPGAHSYIGSTRFFNVKRPERYAQELNDARLPIADREIITADEHHMEQVMLGLRLKEGIPVEWVGQAALPVVRGHEAAGRLIVDKRIRVTKTGRLLADGIVTDILAAE; from the coding sequence ATGTCTTTTGGGGTCTATATTCATGTGCCGTTCTGCGCAACCCGGTGCGGGTACTGCGATTTCAACACCTACACCCCGCATGAGACAAAGAGCTCGTACGCCCAGTATCTCGATGCGTTGGAAAAGGAGTTAGAGCTGGCCGCAGAGCAGGTGGCGCAACAGGCCCAGACGGTGTTTATTGGAGGCGGTACGCCCAGCTTGTTGGGCCACGCCGGCCTGGCACGCATTCTGCAGGCAGTCCGCAACACGTTCGGGTTGGCACCAGGCGCCGAGGTGACTACGGAGTCGAATCCTGAAAGCACTAGCCCAGAGTTTTTCGCGGGCCTGAGCGAGGCGGGGTTCACACGCATTTCCTTGGGGATGCAGTCGGCCGCAACCCCAATTCTGAAAGTCTTAGACCGCACGCACACCCCGGGCCGCGCAGTAGCCGCCGCACGTGAGGCCAGGCAGGCAGGTTTTCAGCACGTGAATTTGGACATGATCTATGGCACGCCTACTGAGACTGAGGATGACGTCAAGCTCACCTTGGATCATCTCCTCAGCGCCGAACCCGATCACGTTAGCGCGTACAGTCTCATCGTGGAAGATGGCACCGCAATGGCACGCAAGGTCCGCCGCGGTGAGCTGCCAGCGCCCAGTGAGGACACGTTCGCTGACCGTTACGAGCTGATCGCACACACCCTTGAGGTTGAAGGCTTCGATTGGTATGAGGTATCTAACTGGGCAAAGCCGGGCGGTGAGTGCCAGCACAACCTCCTCTATTGGCGTGGCGGGCGCTGGTGGGGTGCGGGCCCGGGTGCGCACAGCTACATCGGCAGCACGCGGTTTTTTAACGTGAAGCGGCCCGAGCGCTATGCGCAGGAGCTTAACGACGCCCGCCTGCCCATTGCGGACCGCGAAATAATCACAGCAGATGAGCACCATATGGAGCAGGTCATGTTGGGTTTGCGGCTCAAGGAGGGAATCCCTGTGGAGTGGGTAGGTCAAGCAGCTCTTCCCGTTGTTCGCGGGCATGAGGCGGCGGGTCGGTTGATCGTCGATAAGCGAATCCGGGTGACGAAAACTGGCCGTTTGCTGGCGGATGGGATTGTGACAGACATCCTTGCGGCGGAGTAA
- the dnaJ gene encoding molecular chaperone DnaJ gives MARDYYGILGVDKNASDQDIKKAYRKLARKYHPDVNDTAEAEERFREISIAQEVLLDPQKRRIVDMGGDPMEQSQGAPGGHGGFGGGGFGDIFEAFFGGAAGGQRGPRSRVQPGSDALLRTTITLEEAFKGVKKEVTVDTAVVCNNCTGTGSESKAKPVTCDNCQGSGSVQEVQRSFLGNVMTTMDCPKCAGFGEIIPDPCTKCDGQGRVRERRDLIVNVPAGIADGMRIRMADQGEVGHGGGPAGDLYVEITTQRHPVFVREGDNLHMNLRVPMLDAALGTAVKCTDLAGENFEVHIDAGTQPGAQILLEGEGMPHLRAAGRGNLVAHVQVTIPTDLDDKGRAALEDLRRRRDNDYSQVETEDEDSGFFSRLRDRFKR, from the coding sequence GTGGCTCGTGACTACTACGGGATCCTCGGGGTGGACAAAAACGCCTCCGACCAAGACATCAAAAAGGCGTACCGCAAGCTGGCCCGCAAATACCACCCGGACGTCAACGACACTGCCGAGGCCGAAGAACGGTTCCGCGAAATCTCCATCGCACAAGAGGTGCTGCTGGATCCGCAGAAGCGCCGCATCGTGGACATGGGTGGAGACCCCATGGAGCAAAGCCAAGGCGCACCCGGCGGTCACGGCGGTTTCGGTGGAGGCGGCTTCGGCGACATCTTCGAAGCGTTCTTCGGTGGAGCTGCTGGTGGACAGCGTGGACCTCGCTCACGCGTGCAACCAGGCTCGGACGCGTTGTTGCGCACCACGATCACCCTGGAAGAAGCGTTCAAAGGTGTGAAGAAAGAAGTCACGGTAGACACCGCCGTGGTGTGCAACAACTGCACCGGCACCGGATCAGAATCCAAGGCGAAGCCCGTGACGTGTGACAACTGTCAGGGCTCCGGCAGCGTGCAAGAAGTCCAACGCTCTTTCTTGGGCAATGTGATGACCACCATGGACTGCCCCAAGTGCGCCGGTTTCGGCGAGATCATCCCGGACCCATGTACCAAGTGTGACGGACAGGGCCGTGTGCGAGAGCGCCGCGACCTGATCGTCAACGTGCCCGCGGGCATTGCCGACGGCATGCGCATCCGCATGGCGGACCAGGGCGAAGTAGGCCACGGTGGCGGACCCGCCGGTGACCTCTACGTAGAGATCACCACCCAGCGCCACCCCGTGTTTGTGCGCGAGGGCGACAATTTGCACATGAACCTGCGCGTGCCGATGCTCGACGCCGCCCTAGGCACTGCTGTGAAGTGCACCGACTTGGCAGGCGAGAACTTCGAAGTGCATATCGACGCCGGAACCCAACCCGGAGCCCAGATCCTGCTGGAGGGCGAAGGTATGCCACACCTGCGCGCCGCAGGCCGCGGCAACCTAGTCGCCCACGTCCAGGTCACCATCCCCACCGACCTCGACGACAAGGGCCGGGCTGCGCTGGAGGACCTGCGCCGTCGCCGCGACAACGACTACTCACAGGTAGAAACCGAAGACGAAGACTCCGGGTTCTTCTCCCGCCTGCGTGACAGGTTCAAGCGCTAA
- the malQ gene encoding 4-alpha-glucanotransferase — protein sequence MINVDLLNTLASTYGLSTSYTGSDGNQVIPPAETTVKLLRAIGVSLSDNPSDDELNDALERHRLREASRPLPTSVVAVEGVEKQFNVHVHHGAPAHVWIELEDGSSRDAYQDENWTEPVEVDGVTWGEATFHIPGDLPQGWHKLHLESGEQRHETSLIITPERLSTTDRFVGQPVYGVMAQLYSVRSEKSWGMGDFVDLGHLAEIIAGQGADFLLINPVHAGEPFPPVEDSPYLPTTRRYVNPIYIRVEDVPEFGALDADVTQQIGELAASLRTANRSADFIERNPIYEAKLAALREAFFTEFTKPRVAQFEAFIEEQGQGLKDFAEWCARRELEHGADEHRYTNDDDELVELQRFYMWLQFIADEQLASAQQRALDAGMKIGIMTDLAVGVHPGGADATNLAHVLVQDASVGAPPDNYNHHGQDWSQPPWNPVRLAEAGYTPWRNLLATVLRNSGGIRVDHVLGLFRLFWMPRMESPATGMYMNYDHEAMLGVLALEAERAGAVVVGEDLGTFEPWVQDVLADRGVMGTSVLWFEGSPSQPGPRLQHEYRELALSSVGTHDLPPTAGYLAGAHNDLRAELNLLDVPVEEVDAEDAQWQGEVLDTARQTGVFEGTKLADIEFSERPRGERGDVDDLLVGLNKFIAGTPSALTCTNLVDMVGDRRIQNQPGTNREQYQNWCVPLTDGKGKAVLLEDLEDMELFHRVADASKRP from the coding sequence GTGATTAATGTTGATCTGCTGAACACTCTTGCCAGCACATATGGCTTGTCCACGAGCTATACGGGCTCTGACGGCAACCAAGTGATCCCCCCTGCGGAAACGACGGTGAAGTTACTGCGCGCAATCGGCGTGTCCTTGTCAGACAATCCTTCTGACGACGAATTGAATGATGCGCTCGAGCGCCACCGCCTGCGAGAAGCCTCCCGCCCCTTACCAACCAGCGTGGTTGCGGTGGAAGGTGTGGAGAAGCAGTTCAATGTCCACGTGCACCACGGCGCCCCGGCACATGTGTGGATTGAGTTAGAAGACGGTTCCTCCCGCGATGCGTACCAGGACGAGAACTGGACCGAACCCGTCGAGGTCGACGGCGTGACCTGGGGTGAGGCCACATTCCACATTCCAGGCGACCTACCCCAGGGTTGGCACAAGCTGCACCTGGAGTCGGGCGAGCAACGCCACGAGACTTCGCTGATCATTACACCAGAACGCTTATCGACGACCGACCGTTTCGTTGGCCAGCCCGTATACGGGGTGATGGCCCAATTGTATTCCGTGCGCTCGGAAAAATCGTGGGGCATGGGCGACTTCGTCGACTTGGGCCACCTGGCAGAGATCATCGCCGGCCAGGGTGCCGACTTCTTGCTCATCAACCCGGTACACGCCGGCGAACCTTTCCCACCAGTAGAAGATTCGCCCTACTTGCCGACGACACGCCGCTACGTCAACCCCATCTACATCCGGGTGGAAGACGTCCCCGAATTTGGTGCCCTTGACGCCGATGTTACGCAGCAGATTGGTGAGCTGGCGGCGTCGTTACGCACCGCGAACCGGTCTGCCGACTTCATCGAGCGCAACCCTATTTACGAGGCGAAACTGGCGGCACTGCGCGAAGCATTCTTTACCGAATTCACTAAGCCACGGGTGGCCCAGTTCGAGGCGTTTATTGAAGAGCAGGGCCAGGGGCTGAAGGATTTTGCCGAATGGTGTGCGCGCCGCGAACTGGAGCATGGTGCAGACGAGCACCGCTACACCAACGACGACGATGAACTTGTCGAGCTGCAGCGTTTCTATATGTGGTTGCAGTTCATCGCCGATGAGCAGCTGGCGTCCGCCCAACAGCGAGCACTGGATGCCGGCATGAAGATCGGCATCATGACTGACCTGGCAGTAGGCGTGCACCCCGGTGGCGCAGATGCCACAAACCTGGCACACGTGCTGGTCCAAGACGCGTCGGTAGGGGCCCCGCCAGACAACTACAACCACCATGGTCAAGACTGGTCCCAGCCACCATGGAACCCTGTGCGCCTGGCAGAAGCAGGCTACACCCCGTGGCGAAACCTACTGGCCACCGTCCTGCGCAACTCGGGTGGCATCCGCGTGGACCACGTGCTGGGCCTGTTCCGGCTGTTCTGGATGCCACGCATGGAATCACCCGCAACCGGCATGTACATGAACTATGACCACGAGGCAATGCTGGGCGTGCTCGCTTTAGAGGCCGAACGCGCCGGAGCTGTTGTTGTAGGCGAAGACTTGGGCACCTTCGAGCCGTGGGTGCAGGATGTGTTAGCCGACCGTGGTGTCATGGGCACTTCAGTGTTGTGGTTCGAAGGCTCACCATCCCAACCAGGCCCGCGCCTGCAGCACGAGTACCGTGAGCTGGCACTATCCAGCGTGGGCACGCATGACCTGCCACCAACCGCAGGCTACCTGGCCGGCGCGCATAATGACCTGCGCGCAGAGCTAAATCTGCTGGATGTTCCAGTAGAGGAAGTCGACGCGGAAGATGCGCAGTGGCAAGGCGAAGTACTCGACACAGCACGGCAGACTGGTGTGTTCGAGGGGACCAAGCTAGCAGACATTGAGTTTTCCGAGCGCCCGCGCGGTGAGCGGGGTGATGTGGACGACCTACTGGTAGGGCTGAACAAGTTCATCGCTGGGACCCCATCAGCACTGACCTGCACCAACCTGGTGGACATGGTGGGAGACCGCCGCATCCAGAACCAGCCGGGCACTAACCGCGAGCAATACCAAAACTGGTGTGTGCCGCTGACTGATGGCAAGGGCAAGGCCGTCTTGCTGGAGGATCTGGAAGACATGGAGCTGTTCCACCGGGTTGCAGACGCCTCCAAGCGCCCTTAG